Proteins co-encoded in one Sandaracinaceae bacterium genomic window:
- a CDS encoding nucleotidyltransferase family protein, whose amino-acid sequence MTQRVPRAALGAWAVRETASYHLQRIAQAFSQAELDLMVLKGMWLQAYAYQDPDERPFADLDLLVRRSELAAAEAVLVRLGYRLQIDAPGDVARLYVSREGFQIDLHYDLFPDGLFTLRGEHLFLRGLQDTRLVGVPVRIPDPYDGFAHLVGHFAKGRHGPSDTKLLRDFEELARAFHLLPSRAAAHLVAGGLRRAGLYALQFHRDPDSFASRTRRALPADALGHALVGAIGVPRRAEEEQRVSDRLFAFALDHGLPQGVMACGRRVRALWREGGAQRVWTPADHVHEGSSVR is encoded by the coding sequence ATGACCCAGCGAGTGCCCCGTGCCGCGTTGGGCGCGTGGGCCGTGCGCGAGACCGCCAGCTACCACCTACAGCGCATTGCCCAGGCGTTCAGCCAGGCTGAGCTGGACCTGATGGTGCTGAAGGGGATGTGGCTGCAGGCGTATGCCTACCAAGACCCGGACGAGCGTCCCTTCGCGGACCTCGACCTCCTGGTGAGGCGCAGCGAGCTCGCGGCCGCCGAGGCGGTGCTGGTGCGGCTCGGCTATCGCCTGCAGATCGACGCGCCCGGCGACGTGGCGCGCCTATACGTCTCACGCGAGGGCTTCCAGATCGACCTGCACTACGACCTGTTCCCGGACGGGCTCTTCACGCTGCGGGGGGAGCACCTCTTCCTGCGAGGGCTGCAGGACACGCGGCTGGTGGGTGTGCCGGTGCGCATCCCGGACCCGTACGACGGCTTCGCCCACCTGGTGGGGCACTTCGCCAAGGGCCGGCACGGGCCCAGCGACACCAAGCTGCTGCGCGACTTCGAAGAGCTGGCGCGCGCGTTTCACCTGCTGCCGTCACGTGCTGCCGCGCACCTGGTGGCCGGCGGGCTGAGGCGCGCCGGGCTGTATGCCCTGCAGTTTCACCGGGACCCGGACAGCTTCGCGTCCCGCACGCGAAGGGCGCTGCCGGCCGACGCGCTGGGACATGCGTTGGTCGGCGCCATCGGTGTGCCCCGCCGCGCAGAGGAGGAGCAGCGTGTGAGTGACCGGCTGTTCGCGTTCGCGCTGGACCATGGCCTGCCGCAGGGCGTCATGGCGTGTGGGCGGCGGGTGCGCGCGTTGTGGCGAGAGGGTGGGGCCCAGCGTGTGTGGACCCCCGCCGACCATGTGCACGAAGGGAGCTCGGTGCGATGA
- a CDS encoding twin-arginine translocase TatA/TatE family subunit, translating into MPNLGMGELIVILIIVMLVFGASRLPQLGEGVGKAIRNLKRGLAADDDIDVTPAEKQVKPASSARSATEEVRDAEVVER; encoded by the coding sequence ATGCCAAACCTCGGAATGGGCGAGCTCATCGTCATCTTGATCATCGTGATGCTGGTGTTCGGCGCGAGCCGGCTCCCGCAGCTCGGCGAGGGTGTGGGCAAGGCGATCCGCAACCTCAAGCGCGGCCTGGCCGCGGACGACGACATCGACGTCACCCCGGCGGAGAAGCAGGTCAAGCCCGCGTCCAGCGCCCGCAGCGCCACCGAAGAGGTGCGTGACGCCGAAGTCGTCGAGCGCTGA
- the prmC gene encoding peptide chain release factor N(5)-glutamine methyltransferase codes for MSADTWTLQQLLTWCTDDFRKRGIPSPRLDAELLVGHALGIDRVRIYLDFERPLTPEERASIRALVERRRRREPVAYIIGERAFYGRTFAVGPGVLVPRPDSETLVERALELLPKDEAQTVLDVGTGSGCLGITLAAERPLAQVTLVDISEDALRVAQQNAQRLGVSERVTTLRSDLFAAVTAPAGGFDLIVSNPPYIPTGDLAGLMPDVIQHEPRLALDGGRDGLDCVRALVTGARQQLRAGGALLIEIGIGQADACVALLTAAGFTDACAHKDLGRIPRVVEGRKPA; via the coding sequence TTGTCTGCGGACACCTGGACCCTTCAGCAGCTGCTGACGTGGTGCACCGACGACTTCCGCAAGCGCGGCATCCCGAGCCCGCGCCTCGACGCCGAGCTGCTGGTGGGGCACGCGCTCGGCATCGATCGGGTGCGCATCTACCTGGACTTCGAGCGGCCGCTCACGCCGGAGGAGCGCGCCAGCATCCGCGCGCTGGTGGAGCGGCGCCGTCGCCGAGAGCCGGTGGCGTACATCATCGGCGAGCGCGCGTTCTACGGGCGCACGTTCGCGGTGGGGCCGGGCGTGCTGGTTCCGCGGCCAGACTCCGAGACGCTCGTCGAGCGCGCGCTCGAGCTGCTGCCCAAGGATGAAGCGCAGACGGTGCTGGACGTGGGCACGGGGAGCGGCTGTCTGGGGATCACGCTGGCTGCCGAGCGGCCGCTGGCGCAGGTCACGCTCGTGGACATCTCGGAAGACGCGCTGCGCGTGGCGCAACAGAACGCCCAGCGCCTGGGCGTGAGCGAGCGGGTCACCACGCTGCGCTCCGACCTCTTCGCGGCCGTGACCGCGCCGGCGGGGGGCTTCGACCTGATCGTGTCGAACCCACCGTACATTCCCACGGGCGACTTGGCCGGGCTGATGCCCGATGTCATCCAGCACGAGCCCCGGCTGGCGCTGGACGGTGGCCGGGACGGGCTCGACTGCGTGCGGGCGCTCGTCACGGGAGCCCGGCAGCAGCTGCGCGCGGGTGGGGCGCTGCTCATCGAGATCGGCATCGGGCAGGCGGACGCCTGTGTGGCGCTGCTCACGGCGGCGGGCTTCACCGACGCCTGCGCGCACAAGGATCTCGGCCGCATCCCGCGCGTGGTCGAGGGTCGCAAGCCCGCATAA
- a CDS encoding serine/threonine protein kinase yields MGAGSPQASSGAASHAAPAVALTPEQVLRQMADDPRQIDEAAAVTALERLEAEGRAGSALSHASAVLVHGVLLPRLRLAMAETLSARADDAEALLVLAPLLRDVDFSVHAAQLSAEIHERAGRDGEARQLYEAILARDVGHARAATRLERLGQRGQASAGGATLVAEGAMARGRYRIEQELGRGGAGTVFLARDTRLNRLVALKVYHRRGRAEWERLLVEARTPAQIEHPLVCRVLDLEESLFGLALEYLPSGSVKAVLDRRGYDVPRALGLLATAAEGLLAVHAAGFVHRDIKPSNLLLRRDGRVVLTDFGIALPIGATSSSPTAERVRSSTCPRAEGVCAGPTRG; encoded by the coding sequence GTGGGAGCGGGTTCCCCGCAGGCCTCCTCGGGCGCGGCGTCACACGCAGCGCCCGCGGTCGCGCTCACCCCCGAGCAGGTGCTCCGCCAGATGGCGGACGACCCGAGGCAGATCGACGAGGCCGCGGCGGTGACCGCCCTCGAGCGCCTCGAGGCCGAGGGCAGGGCGGGCAGCGCGCTGAGCCACGCGTCGGCCGTGCTGGTGCACGGCGTGCTGCTGCCACGGCTGCGCCTGGCCATGGCCGAGACCTTGAGCGCGCGGGCAGACGACGCCGAAGCTCTCCTGGTGCTGGCTCCGCTGCTGCGGGACGTCGACTTCAGCGTGCACGCGGCGCAGCTGAGCGCCGAGATCCACGAGCGGGCAGGGCGCGACGGCGAGGCTCGTCAGCTCTACGAAGCCATCCTGGCGCGCGACGTGGGGCACGCGCGGGCGGCCACGCGCCTCGAGCGGCTGGGGCAGCGCGGCCAGGCGTCTGCCGGGGGTGCCACGTTGGTGGCCGAGGGGGCCATGGCGCGCGGGCGCTACCGTATCGAGCAAGAGCTGGGGCGCGGCGGCGCGGGCACGGTGTTCCTGGCGCGCGACACGCGGCTGAACCGGCTGGTGGCGCTCAAGGTCTACCATCGACGGGGCCGCGCCGAGTGGGAGCGCCTGCTGGTGGAAGCCCGCACGCCGGCGCAGATCGAGCACCCGCTGGTGTGCCGTGTGCTGGACCTAGAGGAGTCGCTCTTCGGGTTGGCGCTCGAGTACCTGCCGTCCGGGTCGGTGAAGGCCGTGCTCGATCGCCGGGGCTATGACGTGCCGCGCGCGCTCGGGCTCCTGGCCACCGCAGCCGAGGGCTTGCTAGCCGTCCACGCGGCGGGCTTCGTGCACCGCGACATCAAGCCCAGCAACCTGCTGCTGCGGCGCGATGGGCGCGTGGTGCTCACGGACTTCGGCATCGCGCTGCCCATCGGCGCCACCTCCTCCAGCCCCACCGCCGAGAGGGTACGCTCCAGTACATGCCCCCGAGCAGAAGGCGTCTGCGCCGGCCCAACCCGCGGCTGA
- a CDS encoding class I SAM-dependent methyltransferase: protein MSPISEGERKLIEEAERAFLERGTVTHYEDAPFYQRTYQHRKVDVRWYTAFCERTPGSVLELGCGTGRITLPLAQAGVTVTGVDSMRSMLDVAEERLGKLPRVARERVTLKQADLRALNLRQRFDTVIAPFNVLMHLYTVDELAQTLRGVHRHLRPGGHFVFDVLLPDPVLLARDPARVYKGRAVRHPNGQRYAYRESFDYDAVHQVMAITIELHNLDDPRDVRVQLLTHRQYFPMELEAALQHAGFETVERFGDFEDEPLSSYAESQVWVCRRSGS from the coding sequence ATGAGCCCCATCAGCGAGGGCGAGCGCAAGCTCATCGAGGAGGCCGAGCGCGCGTTCCTCGAGCGCGGGACCGTCACGCACTACGAGGACGCGCCCTTCTATCAGCGGACGTACCAGCACCGGAAGGTGGACGTGCGCTGGTACACGGCCTTCTGCGAGCGCACCCCGGGCAGCGTGCTGGAGCTGGGCTGCGGCACCGGGCGCATCACCCTGCCCCTCGCGCAGGCGGGGGTGACGGTGACCGGCGTGGACAGCATGCGCTCCATGCTGGACGTGGCCGAGGAGCGTCTCGGCAAGCTGCCCCGCGTGGCCCGCGAGCGCGTGACCCTGAAGCAGGCCGACCTGCGTGCCCTCAACCTGAGGCAGCGCTTCGACACCGTCATCGCGCCCTTCAACGTGCTCATGCACCTCTACACGGTGGACGAGCTCGCACAGACCCTGCGAGGCGTGCACCGGCACCTACGCCCCGGCGGGCACTTCGTTTTCGACGTGCTCTTGCCGGACCCCGTGCTGCTGGCCCGCGACCCGGCCCGTGTCTACAAGGGCCGCGCGGTGCGTCACCCCAACGGACAGCGCTACGCCTACCGCGAGAGCTTCGACTACGACGCGGTGCACCAGGTGATGGCCATCACCATCGAGCTGCACAACCTGGACGACCCCCGCGACGTGCGCGTGCAGCTGCTCACGCACCGCCAGTACTTCCCCATGGAGCTCGAGGCCGCGCTGCAGCACGCGGGGTTCGAGACCGTAGAGCGCTTCGGCGACTTCGAGGACGAGCCACTCAGCTCCTATGCGGAGAGCCAGGTCTGGGTCTGCCGCCGGTCCGGAAGTTGA
- a CDS encoding HAD-IIB family hydrolase → MLPLDHVSTEALRGLRGLCFDIDDTVTRGGKLQPEAFAAMWRLHAAGVRLIAVTGRPLGWANVVARHWPVDVAIGENGAGWYPGAHHRAPGIPPVGFFDDAETRAQQDLLLQRVERAVKQQMPHVFKSNDQGGRLCDLAFDVGEEAHLPASEIRALVQLIEAEGARVVVSSVHAHVVPGDWNKARGIVRAARELLGEDVEAAPERWAFIGDSGNDAAAFAYFPLSFGVANVRDQFPLVHEPRYVTQAPRGEGFAELADAILAARASSPRD, encoded by the coding sequence ATGCTGCCGCTCGACCACGTGTCCACCGAGGCGCTGCGCGGCCTGCGCGGCCTGTGCTTCGACATCGACGACACCGTGACGCGTGGCGGCAAGCTGCAGCCCGAGGCGTTCGCCGCCATGTGGCGCCTGCACGCGGCGGGCGTGCGCTTGATCGCCGTGACCGGCCGGCCGCTCGGCTGGGCCAACGTGGTGGCGCGCCACTGGCCCGTGGACGTGGCCATCGGCGAGAACGGCGCGGGCTGGTACCCCGGCGCTCATCACCGCGCTCCGGGCATCCCCCCCGTGGGCTTCTTCGACGACGCCGAGACGCGCGCCCAGCAAGACCTGCTGTTGCAGCGCGTCGAGCGGGCCGTGAAGCAGCAGATGCCACATGTGTTCAAGTCCAACGACCAAGGCGGGCGGCTGTGCGACCTGGCCTTCGACGTGGGCGAAGAGGCGCACCTGCCGGCCAGCGAGATCCGCGCGCTGGTGCAGCTCATCGAAGCCGAGGGCGCCCGCGTGGTGGTGTCGAGCGTGCACGCGCACGTGGTGCCGGGCGACTGGAACAAGGCCCGTGGCATCGTGCGGGCCGCCCGCGAGCTGCTGGGTGAGGACGTGGAAGCCGCCCCCGAGCGCTGGGCCTTCATCGGCGACAGCGGCAACGACGCCGCCGCGTTTGCCTACTTCCCGCTGTCGTTCGGGGTGGCCAACGTGCGCGACCAATTCCCCCTGGTGCACGAGCCGCGCTACGTGACTCAGGCCCCGCGTGGTGAGGGCTTCGCCGAGCTGGCGGACGCCATCCTGGCAGCCAGAGCGAGCAGCCCCCGGGATTGA
- a CDS encoding sulfotransferase — MSAGHPIGVQNQLIFLLSAPRSGSTLLQRMIGGHSQIYTHPEPHLISPIAHLGYYDNIDKAAFDHVNAAEALKSFVAELPRGEQDYLDALRAYTDIMYGRMLAPTGKARFLDKTPANSLVWPFLTKLYPHAKYLVLTRHPLAVFSSFANSFFDGDWQTAYEFNPVVERYVGALGRMLRERPVPLYHARYEALVKEPAQSLERMFAYCGLENEEGAEEYGKGPAMKKGMGDPIGVQQHDRPVTGSIGKWTQELRGDPKKLDLARRMLDRCDPLDLAEWGFDEQSLWAPYERETGSQAPKRTLNSYTFQRRVMLALKKDIDTRPHGKLVRKMKYYCDVLLRE; from the coding sequence GTGAGCGCGGGGCATCCCATCGGGGTGCAGAACCAGCTCATCTTCCTGCTCTCGGCTCCTCGCTCTGGCTCCACGCTGCTCCAGCGCATGATCGGCGGGCACTCGCAGATCTACACGCACCCCGAGCCGCACCTGATCTCGCCCATCGCGCACCTGGGCTACTACGACAACATCGACAAGGCCGCGTTCGATCACGTGAACGCCGCTGAGGCGCTCAAGTCGTTCGTGGCGGAGCTGCCGCGCGGTGAGCAGGACTACCTGGACGCGCTCCGGGCCTACACGGACATCATGTACGGGCGCATGCTGGCGCCCACCGGCAAGGCGCGCTTCCTGGACAAGACGCCGGCCAACAGCCTGGTGTGGCCGTTCCTCACCAAGCTGTACCCGCACGCCAAGTACCTGGTGCTCACGCGCCACCCGCTGGCCGTGTTCTCGAGCTTCGCCAACAGCTTCTTCGACGGCGACTGGCAGACCGCCTACGAGTTCAACCCGGTGGTGGAGCGCTACGTGGGGGCCCTCGGCCGGATGCTGCGCGAGCGCCCGGTGCCGCTCTACCATGCGCGCTACGAGGCGCTGGTGAAGGAGCCCGCGCAGTCGCTCGAGCGCATGTTCGCCTACTGCGGCCTCGAGAACGAAGAGGGCGCCGAGGAGTACGGCAAGGGCCCCGCCATGAAGAAGGGCATGGGCGACCCGATCGGCGTGCAGCAGCACGACCGGCCCGTCACCGGCTCCATCGGCAAGTGGACCCAGGAGCTGCGCGGCGACCCGAAGAAGCTGGACCTCGCGCGCCGCATGCTGGACCGCTGCGACCCGTTGGACCTCGCCGAGTGGGGCTTCGACGAGCAGTCGCTGTGGGCACCGTACGAGCGCGAGACCGGCAGCCAGGCGCCGAAGCGCACGCTCAACAGCTACACCTTCCAGCGCCGCGTCATGCTGGCGCTCAAGAAGGACATCGACACGCGCCCGCACGGCAAGCTGGTGCGCAAGATGAAGTACTACTGCGACGTGCTGCTGCGCGAGTGA
- a CDS encoding Stp1/IreP family PP2C-type Ser/Thr phosphatase: MKRAHNEDNFDVIDEYNLYVVADGMGGHASGEVASQMAIDTLREFFRATHADPEATWPYKMDKSRGYEENRLMTSIKLANLRIYEAAQRDPKLRGMGTTICGILVVDEGVLIAHVGDSRVYRIREGKLEQLTEDHSLLNDYIKMKRLSEEEIANFPHKNVIVRALGMKEHVKVDTMLDKPQPGDIYVLCSDGLCGPATDKEIEEVVNTHSDLKTATKALIDKANSNGGPDNITAVLAKVVGVG; this comes from the coding sequence ATGAAGCGAGCCCACAACGAAGACAACTTCGATGTGATCGACGAGTACAACCTCTACGTCGTCGCCGATGGAATGGGTGGGCACGCCTCGGGCGAGGTCGCCAGCCAGATGGCGATCGACACCCTGCGCGAGTTCTTCCGCGCCACCCACGCGGATCCCGAGGCGACCTGGCCATACAAGATGGACAAGTCGCGGGGCTACGAAGAGAACCGCCTCATGACGAGCATCAAGCTCGCCAACCTGCGGATCTACGAGGCCGCCCAGCGGGACCCCAAGCTGCGCGGCATGGGCACCACCATCTGCGGCATCTTGGTCGTGGACGAGGGCGTGCTCATCGCTCACGTCGGCGACAGCCGCGTGTACCGCATCCGCGAGGGCAAGCTCGAGCAGCTCACCGAGGACCACTCGCTGCTCAACGACTACATCAAGATGAAGCGCCTGAGCGAGGAAGAGATCGCCAACTTCCCGCACAAGAACGTCATCGTGCGCGCCCTCGGCATGAAGGAGCACGTCAAGGTAGACACCATGCTGGACAAGCCCCAGCCGGGCGACATCTACGTGCTGTGCAGCGACGGCCTCTGCGGCCCGGCCACGGACAAGGAGATCGAAGAGGTGGTCAACACCCACTCCGACCTCAAGACGGCCACCAAGGCGCTCATCGACAAGGCCAACAGCAACGGCGGGCCGGACAACATTACCGCGGTTCTAGCCAAAGTCGTCGGAGTAGGCTGA
- a CDS encoding uracil-DNA glycosylase: protein MPEEIKRELLAIADALDGLLHWETELSGDGFPTVKAGEVLRPSAAPAETRHVQAAAAAPAPADQPARPVPTLAVPEPPATVSGGVAAPARPVEKPPTLPVLQAQAAVCTACGLHSGRTTSVFARGNPEAELVFVGEGPGYHEDQAGEPFVGQAGQLLDKMIVAMGYGRDDVYICNVVKCRPPDNRTPLAEEAAACEPYLRGQLANVNPRAIVALGKCATEALGCMSDGQKRWRGVWSEYAGIPVMPTYHPAFLLRSPQFKRDVWEDLQVVMTKLGRPR from the coding sequence ATGCCGGAAGAGATCAAGCGCGAGCTGCTGGCGATTGCAGACGCACTCGATGGACTGCTGCACTGGGAGACCGAGCTGTCGGGTGACGGCTTCCCCACGGTGAAGGCGGGCGAGGTGCTGCGCCCGTCCGCCGCGCCCGCCGAGACACGGCATGTGCAGGCTGCAGCTGCAGCCCCGGCTCCGGCCGACCAGCCGGCGCGTCCTGTGCCCACCCTTGCAGTCCCCGAGCCTCCCGCCACCGTGAGCGGGGGTGTCGCCGCCCCGGCACGGCCCGTCGAAAAGCCCCCAACGCTGCCCGTGCTGCAGGCCCAGGCGGCGGTGTGCACGGCCTGCGGGCTGCACTCGGGCCGCACCACCAGCGTGTTCGCGCGCGGCAACCCCGAGGCCGAGCTGGTGTTCGTGGGGGAGGGGCCCGGCTACCACGAGGACCAGGCCGGGGAGCCCTTCGTGGGGCAGGCGGGGCAGCTCCTGGACAAGATGATCGTGGCCATGGGCTACGGCCGAGACGACGTCTACATCTGCAACGTGGTGAAGTGCCGCCCGCCCGACAACCGCACGCCGCTCGCCGAAGAGGCGGCCGCCTGCGAGCCCTACCTGCGCGGCCAGCTCGCCAACGTGAACCCGCGCGCCATCGTGGCGCTGGGGAAGTGCGCCACCGAGGCGCTGGGCTGCATGAGCGACGGGCAGAAGCGCTGGCGCGGCGTGTGGTCCGAGTACGCGGGCATCCCGGTCATGCCCACCTATCACCCGGCTTTCCTGCTGCGCAGCCCGCAGTTCAAGCGGGACGTGTGGGAAGACCTGCAGGTGGTCATGACCAAGCTGGGGAGGCCACGATGA
- a CDS encoding class I SAM-dependent rRNA methyltransferase encodes MAEVVLNKGRVRPVWAGHPWVFAQAVKTLRGAPAPGDAVRVVDEGGRFLGSGFWSPESALVVRIASHVDGEHLDAGWLARRIDAAAALRHTLGFPSATDTGYRLINAEGDALPGLIVDVYGDTATVLFGTIGMWRLAQDVYAHVARVTGAKRVVAQAADRQAQEGFTQALEVVRGEGTDALRFFERGLAMEVPTSVTQKTGYYFDQREQRARVEALSKGRDVLDAFSFIGSFGLSAARGGARSVLSVDSSVAATTAGVAITHRLGFADRHEFLTRDAKQALPELQQGGRRFDLVIVDPPKLVPSARHLERGREAYRKLNQNALRLVSPGGLLVSCSCSAAMQAEDFLRTISIAARDVGREVTLLHLGQQAPDHPVPPAFSEGSYLKTAFLGVT; translated from the coding sequence ATGGCTGAAGTGGTGCTGAACAAGGGGCGCGTGCGCCCGGTCTGGGCGGGCCACCCGTGGGTCTTCGCCCAAGCGGTGAAGACGCTGCGCGGGGCGCCTGCGCCGGGCGACGCCGTGCGCGTGGTGGACGAAGGCGGCCGCTTCCTGGGCAGCGGCTTCTGGTCCCCCGAGAGCGCGCTGGTGGTGCGCATCGCCAGCCACGTGGACGGCGAGCACCTGGACGCAGGCTGGCTGGCCCGGCGCATCGACGCCGCCGCCGCGCTGCGCCACACGCTGGGCTTCCCGAGCGCCACCGACACGGGCTACCGGCTGATCAACGCCGAGGGCGACGCGCTGCCCGGGCTGATCGTGGACGTGTACGGCGACACCGCCACGGTGCTGTTCGGCACCATCGGCATGTGGCGCCTGGCGCAGGACGTGTACGCCCACGTGGCGCGCGTGACCGGCGCCAAGCGCGTGGTGGCGCAGGCCGCCGACCGCCAGGCCCAAGAGGGCTTCACCCAGGCGCTCGAGGTGGTGCGCGGCGAGGGCACGGACGCGCTGCGTTTCTTCGAGCGCGGACTCGCCATGGAGGTGCCCACCAGCGTCACCCAGAAGACGGGCTACTACTTCGACCAGCGTGAGCAGCGCGCCCGCGTGGAGGCCCTGTCCAAGGGGCGCGACGTGCTGGACGCGTTCTCGTTCATCGGCTCGTTCGGGCTGTCGGCGGCGCGCGGCGGGGCCCGCTCGGTGCTGAGCGTGGACAGCTCGGTGGCCGCCACCACGGCGGGCGTGGCCATCACGCACCGGCTCGGCTTCGCGGACCGCCACGAGTTCCTCACGCGCGACGCGAAGCAAGCCCTGCCCGAGCTGCAGCAGGGCGGGCGCCGTTTCGACTTGGTCATTGTGGACCCGCCCAAGCTGGTCCCCAGCGCGCGCCACCTCGAGCGCGGCCGCGAGGCCTACCGCAAGCTCAACCAGAACGCGCTGCGGCTGGTGTCGCCCGGTGGCCTGCTGGTCAGCTGCTCCTGCTCGGCGGCCATGCAGGCCGAAGACTTCCTGCGCACCATCAGCATCGCCGCGCGCGACGTGGGGCGTGAGGTGACCTTGCTGCACCTGGGCCAGCAAGCGCCCGACCACCCGGTGCCCCCCGCCTTCTCGGAGGGCTCGTACTTGAAGACCGCGTTCCTGGGAGTGACCTGA
- a CDS encoding NTP transferase domain-containing protein, whose translation MSGQHEFTQAVVLGAGLGTRLRPMTEHLPKPGVPLAHVPVAAHTIAHLVAAGVDAVAVNTHYLAEALEGALPQHVPAGLTLRFSREAELLGTGGGIRAAWALLDPAKPLLVMNGDILFRPDLRRATAMHRERGALATMIVREHPEAHRLGAIETAADGRVVRLLGAPAQRVPDSVWMFTGVHLLSPAAFHDLPQEGCIVRQAYRHWVDAERPVYALPSEASFRDVGTHAEYLAAHLDALDAELLAEPVHPSAQLGEGAVVTRSWVGAEARVAPGVHLHECVVWPDTEVRESASRAIIGPFGVVEVG comes from the coding sequence ATGAGCGGGCAGCACGAGTTCACTCAGGCCGTGGTGCTGGGCGCGGGCCTCGGAACCCGCCTGCGCCCCATGACCGAGCACCTGCCCAAGCCCGGCGTGCCGCTCGCACACGTTCCAGTCGCCGCCCACACCATCGCGCACCTCGTGGCGGCGGGGGTGGACGCCGTCGCGGTGAACACGCACTACCTGGCCGAGGCGCTCGAGGGCGCGCTGCCACAGCACGTGCCGGCCGGGCTGACCCTGCGCTTCTCGCGCGAGGCCGAGCTGCTGGGCACCGGCGGCGGCATCCGCGCGGCGTGGGCGCTGCTGGACCCGGCGAAGCCTCTGCTGGTGATGAACGGGGACATCCTGTTCCGGCCCGACCTGCGGCGCGCGACGGCCATGCACCGAGAGCGGGGCGCGCTAGCCACCATGATCGTGCGTGAGCACCCCGAGGCCCACCGCCTGGGCGCCATCGAGACGGCCGCGGACGGGCGCGTGGTGCGCTTGCTGGGAGCGCCTGCCCAGCGTGTGCCCGACAGCGTCTGGATGTTCACGGGCGTGCACCTGCTCTCGCCGGCGGCGTTCCACGACCTCCCGCAGGAGGGCTGCATCGTGCGGCAGGCGTACCGCCATTGGGTGGACGCCGAGCGCCCGGTCTATGCGCTGCCCAGCGAAGCCAGCTTCCGCGACGTGGGTACGCACGCCGAGTACCTCGCCGCCCACCTCGACGCCCTGGACGCCGAGCTGCTGGCCGAGCCCGTCCACCCCAGCGCACAGCTGGGGGAGGGGGCCGTGGTGACCCGCAGCTGGGTCGGGGCCGAGGCTCGCGTCGCACCCGGAGTGCACCTCCACGAGTGCGTGGTGTGGCCCGATACCGAGGTCCGCGAGAGCGCCTCGCGGGCCATCATTGGCCCTTTCGGCGTCGTCGAAGTCGGCTGA